The sequence TTATCATTGATGGCTTTTTTTACAGTATCATTTCTAAATTCAGATTCAAGTTTTTGTAAAAGGTTAGAATGTGAAATTTGTTGCTCACAAAGTGGACAGCTATTGGAATGAGAATTCTGATTCAATATCTTTTTCCCTAATTGTTTGAGCTCATTGATTAATTTCTCATTTTGAGACAAATTCTCTTGTAATACATGAACATCATTTTTCAAATCTTTAAGAGAACTTGCTTTAGTACTTAATATCAACTCTTTCGACGAAATAGCTTCAGGCAAGGTTTTGTAATCTTCTGCTAATTTTAGAATATCTAATTGTAAATTATTTAAGTCGATAAGCTTTTTTATAATTGAAAGCTGAGTATCATTTTTTTTACTGTTGATTTCTAATAACTCAATTCTAAAATTATCTTCAATTTCAGAGTATTTCAAAAAGTTATTCGCTTTGCTAAGAACGTCATCTATTTGCAGTCTATTTTGAATGCTTTTATTTGAATTTTGAATATTTTCATAGTAAGATTCTTTTGCCTCAGCAACTAGCTTATTTCGTGTCAAAATGTTCTCTTTGACGCTTAGGAATTTTTTGTAATTTGTTAGCCACTTGTTTGGTAAAATAAAATCTATTTCATTTTTTATTTCGTTAATAAATAAATTAGTCACAGAAAATTTAGACTCTTCAATAGATGTTCTGTAATTTAGATTGCTAATATTAAACTTGATATTATCTTTTACCTCCTCGAAGCTGTTATTGCTCCTTAATTCATTTATTCGATCAGAATTTTTTTTAAACTCCTCGTTCTTTTCTTTAATAGATCTTGATGTCTTATTTAATTCAGGTTTTAATCTAGTTTGAATTTTTTGAATTTTATCTTTTAAAGTTGTGTATTCCTCTCCCAATATTATTTGCTTTAGAGAATCATTTATCACATCTCTTTCTTCTGAATTTGAAAATTGATGTGCCGCATCAGTATTAAAAAAATTAAATTGATTAAAAGATTTAAAAGTTTGGTTTCCTTGTTCAGAAATTCTTCTGTTATACCATTTAGATCCTCTCTCTTTATATAATCTATTATTGTGTGTATAAGTCTCATTTAAATTTTCATTCAAAATAGCCGATATAGAGTTTGAGTCCTCAGTTTTATCTTGATTTCTCTGTGTTCTTCCAGTAAGAATTAATTCTATCGATTCTAATAGACTTGTTTTGCCGACACCATTCGAACCTGTAAATAAGTTTACAGAACCAAAATTAAAGTCTCTTAGCTTTGGATATGGTCTGTAAGTATCTTTTAAACTTATAGAACTTATATTTTCAATAACAGGAACATCATCTAAGTTTTTATCTTTCTTTTCTACAATATTGGGTATAGTATTGTTAAGAAAATTTCTAACGATACCATCATAAGATGCTTGACTATATATTTCTTGTAAACCGACTTTATTTAGTTCGTCCTTCCATGTAGCAACAATATCAGGCAATTCTGATTTTTCAGATTTCTCTAACTCAAAATAATCCAGAAATTCTTTATCACTAAATATTAATTTTCGGGCATATTTGTCATCTTTAAGAATTCTTATTTTTAAACTATCTGAAATATTGCTATTGATAAATAATAAATAAATATTCCATTGAAGTGCTTCATCTTGATTGTAAAACTCTTCTGCTAAATATTTATACTGTAGCTGATCAAATTCTTCTTCAGAAATTTCTTGATTGAAATTCAAGTAATATATTCCTGCTATTTTATCATCAATTGATAAATTCCCTTTATATAAGTTACTATCTACTTCAGAAAACCCATTAAAAAGTTTTCTAGATTGATCTAAAAGTTGTTGAGTATTCATCATAAATTTTATGAAATAGAATTATTACTGTTTGGCGTTTCCGTAATACTTCCTGCTTCAGGATTTGACTTATTTAAAATTGTATTACCTTGTTTATAAAAAACGACGATTGTATACTTGCCAGGAGACTCTTCATCGAATAAGTTTTGTAATGCATCATAAACTTTATTTACTTCGCGAGGACTAACGGCACTTCCAACATAACAAACGGTGGCCTTTTCAATAGTTCTGTTATCACTTACCAAATTGTATTTATAATTAAAAACTTGAGCGTTATCTGCATAAGCTAGGGAAATATTTTTATTTTCTAAATGCTTTATACTGTGAGGGTAATGTGATGCAGTAGGAATTATATTTTGATCTAATTCAAAGATATTAGAGCAATTTATCATTCTTACTTGTTCACTTGACGGATATCGATCTTCTATATAAGTAAGCCTATTATTACATTCGTCAGATTCATTTAAAATAAAGCTATTTAAATGAATTACATCTGACCAATTGTCTTTCACTTTGCTTTTCACTTTACCTGTAGATATATTTATCAATCTCTCTTTATCTATTATCGACGTATCTGTATTAAGCAAAAAAGAATTTTGAATTCCTCTCTCTATTAGAAAATTAATATGATTGTCTTCAATTTGATTTATTTCTGATAAGTTCAAGTCTTCGTTAAAAATAAATATATTACCGATAGTTGGTCCTTCTCTACGTTGTTGTACATCTTGTCCGTCATCTATACTAACAGGTTTATTGTAAATTTTAAAAAGTTCAACATTTCCGTTTAAAAAATAAACTCTTTTAGTTCGAAGAATTTGCAAAAAGTATAACCCTTTTTTGTGATTTTCTTCAATATTGACTGTCCTGAAATCTAAATCATCATCAGTTGTTCTGAAATAAATTGCACTTCTAGGTGTATTCGTTTCATTATACAAATTATTACCATTTATAAAAGTTGTTTCAATACCCCAATTTAAAGTAATTAATTCTCTTTTCTCCTTCTCTAAAACAAATTTTTTAAAGGCTATAAAATCAATATGAGATGGATTTGGATTATACTGTAAATTTAGCACCAAAAATGGCGAATCCGTCCAGCTATGATGATTTATTAATTGTTCTTTATAAGATGCATCAAAATTTATTGCCTGTGAACATATAAAGGACATCAAGCGGATTGAATTATGATTATTTTTAATGATATATACATTTTCTCCTTCAATAAGATTTTCTGCTTCTAACTGACTAGAACGCAAACCTCCCATATGTCGACTTTTGAACTGGATTAGAATAATCAGTTTCTCAACACCTTCATGGATACCTCTAAAAATGTAATACAAAGGATCTACATAATTTTTATCTGAATTTGTATAACAATCTTCAAAATATATGTAATGATTATCATTATTTAATCCCTTCAAAGCGGTTAATTCTACCTTACTTAAAGATTCACCTCCTAAAACCCATATTTTCCCTTGAGGAGGATATATATTCCCATTTAAAATTACCTCTTCTATCACTCTTTTGGGACAGGAGTACTCTGGTGACAAAACTAAAGCGGTATTATCATCTTTAGCCCTAATTAATACATTTGTAAATTTGGTTATTGCTTCTTCTTGGTTATTATTTCCAATACGTGTATTGTCAGCAAAAAACACACCTTTATGCTGATAAAGAAAAAGACTATTACGTTGAGTGTCACGTTTCAATACATCTAATTCAACCTCGACATTTAAGGTTGATATATCTACTAAATTCATTAAAAGCGTAATTAAGCTGATTAAAATTCAATAACTTAAATAAGTTATGAATAAATTATTTAAGTTCACAAGTTATCAAATTTATAATAAATAAACTTATCGATAGATAGACATAAATGAAAATGTTTAATAATAGTGCGACGTTCTTTTGCTTCTTTTCTTTGGTCGCAGATGTGGAAAGAAAAGAAGTTAGCTAAAACAACGAAAGGGATACCGAATATCCCTGCAAAAACAGATCGCAACCTGTTTGATGAAATGTGAAGTGAGGACGGTGCGTAGCCTTACATTTTGGCAAAGTGGTTGGTCCGCTTAGATGCAAAAAGACTGCCCCGACCTTTGGGAGGGAGTGTCTTTTTGCCGCCCGATTCCGGCTATCGGGCGACTGCAATAGGTTGTGAACGAAAATCTTTCAAATTGAGAAAAAAGCCTCTGTATTCTATCAATCCGTGGCGAAATAGACCCCATAACAAAGAACTACCCATTTGAGCCAATGACGAATTGATATACAAATCCTGTTTTTCCAATGCTTCAGCTATACTACAACTTGGTGTGTCGTCTTCCTGTTCGGACTGCTTCAGCAAATCACCAAATTCATCTGTGATCATTGGAAGATTAGATACTATTTCGTATCTGTCGGAATTAGGTTGTTTTATCTCTCCAATGGTTGATAATAATACCTGTCCTGTATATTGGCTGTTTCCATAATCCAACCAATACTTTGGTTTATGGTGGTAATACTTTCCGTTATCCAATGCTTTAAATATTTCGGCAATACTAAATCTTGCTTTTACACTATCTACACAGGTAATAAAGATTGTAGCCAGTACGTTTTCGGGAACTTTTCCGAAACTGTCCTTTTCAAACCTCTGCGTTTCAGCTTTCCAGTTTGTACCTGTAAAGCGGTTGGCTCGATTGATGAGAGCAACGGATTTATATAGCCCGACCTCACACTCTGCAAAACGCTGTCTACCCAAATTAGCTTCTGTAATAACATCATCATCCCAAAGGCGAACAGACAATCCTGCGTGTCCTAACGCAATTAAACTGTGGTTCATTTCCATTAAGGCGGTCAAAACCTTTGAGCCTGTGCCACCTGCACCGATAAGGTTTACCGATATGGGATTGGTAGCGTTAATTAAGCTATTGTCCGTAAAATGGACTTTTATTTTTTCGGTATTCATCGCAATATGTCTTTTAAGGTTAGGTTACTTTTTGTCAATACTTCCATTGGAAAGGCTTCGCCTGTGGCGATTAAATTCTCCCAAAGGCTTACGCAATTTCCCTTTATCGGGTTATGACCGTGCATTAAATGACTGAAATAGCTGTCAAAGAAAAAGTTTTCCCATTTGTTTGTAAATTCTTCCAATGAAGCGGTTTTCTTTATGCGTACATCAACTGTACCCATACATACATTGCCATCCTCATACACGTTAAAAAAGGGAGCATTGTACAGCTTTGTTTTTATGGTAGGTCTTCTGCCATTTGGTAAGGCAAAAACGGCTAAACCGTTTCGGTTTGCTACCCACAACATAGGCGGTACATTGGCTTTGCCTTTAGGTATGCCAAGACTTTCGGTAAAATACTTTTCCCTTTGTGTGGCTTTGGTAAACCAAACCACTTTGTTTCCTGTCGGCTCAAAGTATAAGACCTCATTGCTTAATATTCCCTGCGGTTTCAATAACAGTTCTTTTTCCTCTTTGGCAGTTTTCAAAGCCTTTGCCAGTTGGTTAGCTTCTTTTACGGTCAGAGGGTGTGCATTAATGGGCATACCGTTTTTATCCATATCAAAATGCTCTACATAAGTATCGTTACCCTTTCCAGTAGTCTGATAAAATACCAATGCCGATTTTGGATAGTACAGTGTTCCGAAATCCTGTGTTATATCGTTCATAGCTTTTGTTTTAAAAATTATTCAAAATGTAGGTCAATTCGTTTATCATCGGCAACAAACGGTTTTCAAACTCCAATGTATTGGCGGTTATATCACTTCCGTCAAACCGTTTGATAATAATGGGTTCTTCCATCTGTCCGTATTCCTGTAATTCGTTGTTTACGGATTCTACTATATTATCCATTAGCCAGCCTGTACCATCTGCACAGAATGAAACATACTTCTGCATTGAAATGATATTTTCCATATCTTCTTCGTTGGCTTCGCCATTGGATCGGGCATTGCGGAATACGTTAGCATTAGGGTATTGCTGGTAAATGGCATAGGCTTCCTGTGCTACTTTATAGCAATCAGCATCAATTCTATCTTTCGATTTAAAACGGTTTAAACGTTCTTTAAAGAACCTTAAATTGGCTTCGTTGTAAATCTTCTGTTCCATACGGTCGCCAATCCATTCTGCTTGTGCAAATTCACGGAGACAGGCTTCTGTATCTTCTCCGTAATCATCCTCGGCTACCCAATCTTTGTGCATTTCATACATCCAGTACAGATAACTGCTTTGTTGTCTGTAATATGGTATATCGGCAATGTGGTACAAATAACTGCAAACCGACAAAAGCAGTTGAGCGGTATGTTTTCGCTTTGGGTCTTTCAACCAACGAAATAGGGGTACTACGGGAATGTAATACAGGGTTGCACCAGTATCATATCTTTCCTCACTTGTAAAAAATACTTTCTTACTATCCTGTATCAGTCTGATTTCTTCCCAATCACTGGCTTTAAGTTTTAGCTGTTCTTCGGTATCTTTTAAAGCCAATGCAATATTGTAGGGATAGCCATAAGATTGCGTTGGTTTCGGAATGATACCGTAATGCTCTACCAATTGAGAAAGGGAGCGATAAAAATCCCTTTCCATTTTGGCATTATCCCTGCAAGCCTGTACAGTTTCTGTTTCGTTCAGTCTTGGAAGAAACGAAGTCCTTAAAAAACCATTGGCAACATGGCTACTGGTACGGACTGCTGTTTGTCCTTTTGGATTTCGTTTGCGTCTTTCGGTCGTTGCATCCAGTTGGCGAACTCGCTTAACTGACGGTGCAATTTCTTTTGCTTGGGTTCTTGGGGCATTTGGAATGTTCCCGATACGGTATGTCGTTGCATAAGTCATTGTTTTACTGTTTTGGTTTAACCTTTTGTTCCCATAGCACTTTCAAAGCGGTACTGTATTGTATCATCTTTAATCTGTGGTGCTGATACTTTTGCGGTGGTCAGAATGGGGTATGTATTGGAATAAAAATTCATTACTGCCTGTACACTCCATTGCGGTTCGGGGTCGTTGAGTTTGATTTCCTGCCCCTTATCATTCAGTATGAAAACTCGTTGTAATTGCGTTGCTAATAACATAGCATTTGATTTTTGGGTTAGTACTTTTATTCTTCTTCTCCTGCTTCATCTATGGGGTAATCGTCTGTAACTTCTGCCGATTGTATCGGTTCGGGTGTTGCTTCTTCCGTAGTGCCGAAAAGGCTCGGTGTGGCAAATTTGTCCGATAGTGAAGTTTTGCGTTTGCGTATGGCTTCTGCATAGTCGGGAAAATCGGCAGGGTTCGGCACTTTCATCCACGCTTCACGGAATTTGCCCTCTTTTTCCAGTTCGTCTGCCTTTGCCATAGCTTCTTTATACTTCTTGTCCCTGGCTTCCTTTTCTTTCTTCTCCTTATCGGCTTTTTCCTTTTCCATTGCCGATTGTTTTTTGACTTCCTCCATTTGTTTTAGAAACTTTTCCATATCCACCATCAAACCCGAAACGGTTTGTACTGGTACGGTTATCTGCTCAAAAAATTCCTCGTCAAATTCCTGTGCAGTAGCGTTGAGTGTAAGGGGCGGAATAAGGTTTTTGGCATTATCTCCACATTGTTCGTTATTGAGCATAACCGATACGATTAGCTTGGTTTCTGCTCCCTTTGAAATGTTCAGTTGCAATACTCCTGTAAAGTCCAACTGCTGTATCTGATTGAAAAAATTTGTGTTCATCGTTCTAATTTTTTTGTTTGTCCTCTAATCGTTTTTTCTTTGCTGTCAGTTTATTGTACATATCCGTCCAGTAGGCGTTCTGTCTTTTGTCGAACTCGGAAAAACTTTCGTCCTCGTGCCTGTAACCAGTGAACCGTTTACTAATCTTTATGGCTTCATCAAGGTCAGTGACTTCGATAGAGCATCCGTTTAAATCCATTACTTTCATAGCAATGATAATTTGCGTTCCAAAAGCGTTTCCAGTATTTCGCTATCACTTTCATAAGTTTCCCCCTCAAAATGGTAGGTGTCTGTATCTTCGTCAAATTCGTAGGTTTCCAAATCTTCATCGCTCAAACATACATCGTCCAATATGCCGTTTTGATAAGTTGCCCTGCCATATATTCCGTTGCTTATTTCCTCATAATCCTGTACAAAATCAACTTGGTATTGGTCTGCTATGCTCCGCAGTATCTCGGAGTTTGGCGACCATTTTGTTTCGTACTGAAAATTTCCTTCATCGCCCTCGTTCCAATAGATATTGAAGAAATACCCACCGTTTGTACTGTCTGAAAAGTCGGGCAATTGCCCTTCTTCGGCTTGTTCTTCCTTTTCTTTTAGGGTTTGGAAAAGTTGTTGTATCTGTCTAGATTGCTTCGGGTTTTCCCTCGAATACAACCGTATTACTGCAACAATTCGCCATAATATTTAGTTTTTAAGGCTACTGCCGTTTGCAAGGCGGTAGCCTGTGGTTTAATTAATTGAGTTGGAAAACGTCTGCACCGACTTTCTGAAAAGAGGTACATAATTCAAATGCTTTCTGTGATTTGAGTTGAGCAGTACCGCCCATTACAATACTCTGCAATTTGGCTTCGTCGTCTTTGTAATTTCTTACGTTCTGATAGTAGCCTGTCACCGCATTGTATGCTCCGAACAATGTACCTTTGGTGGTGTCCATCTGTTGGGTATCGCTTACCATTGCATATGCAAAAGCATCTTCAACCACGTTTTTGAATACTGTGGAAACTTCATCTTCCGCACCTTTTTTTAGCAGTTCCAATGTTTCCTTATTTGGGCAAAGTGCCAGTTGGATTAGCTTTTTAACTTCTTGGTCTGAAACTTTTACTTTCGTCCACTCATTGAAAATCCCTTCTAATTGGTGACTGAACTGGTTAGCAATTCCCATAACTTTATGTGCGTTGTCCAAACGTTGTTTTGCTCCTGCGGTGTGCTTAATGCGTACAACATTGCTCATATTACGCAAAGAAGCATTTAAGGTATTTTGGCAAACGATACGGATAGGTGTAAAAGCGGCTGTAATACTACCGCTACCGTCATGCGAAGTCGTAAGGAAGATGTATTTTTCTGTCACATCATCGCCATTGCCCACACGGATATAACTCGGTAATTTGGCGGTAATAAAAATGCGTTCCCCATTACCCAAAGCTCCTGCTGTTTCGTATAAAATGCCGTCCGTACCGCCTACAATACTGTCAAAGAATGAAAAAGCATCCCTGTTTTGTACGATATGATAGTCTTTACCGACCACACCCAAAACTGCATTGTTATCGGTGCGTATGTTGGCGAAATAACTAGGTACTTCCAGTTCGCTATTTCCAATCTCGATACCGTTAGCAGTTTCTATAATGCCTGAGCTTTTTGTAAAGAGTGGAGATTTTACCACTTCATAATCTAACCCTGCGTGTCTGATTGCTTGTTCGCTTGTTGGGTAATCCTGTACGATTTGCCCCAAACCGTGCCACGCTTTTTCCTTTACACTAAAAAATGAGTAACGTCCTGTTCTGCTGTTGAAATTGATATTATGTGCCATGTTGTTGAAATTTTAAAAGTTTGAAAAATGAATATTTGATAGCTGTTAAAATGGTAGGTCATCTTCGGTTTGCTCCGCTTTAGCCTTGCCTTTGTTGTTATTGTCAGTAGCCTGTGCGGTTTCTGTTTTCCTGCTACCTCCGTGCAGTTTGATTTGCGAGGTATGAAAATTCAGTCCTGCTTTTGGCTCTCCGTCATTTCCTGTCCACGCTCTTGTACTTACTCTGCCTCTCAGTTCTACCAATGTGCCTTTTGTGAGTAGTCTGGCTACGTTGGGAGTTATCCAGTACGAGCAGTCGAAATAGGTTGTTTCTTCTATGCGTTCGCCCTGCTTGTTTTTGTAGCTGTCGTTTGTTGCTACTGAAAAGTTTACTACTTGTTTGTCCTGTGACGTTGTGCGTACTTCCGCATCTCTTGTCAGTCTTCCTGTGATGTTCATGATTTTCGATTTTTACGTTGTTAAATTCCTGTTTGATTTTTTTTTGATTTGATTTATTCGGCAATGAGAGGAGGTGCTTGTTTTCGTTTCACTTTTTCCATTTCTAATGCTGATAATTTTCAATTCTGACATTTTTTTTATTCGTGTAAAGAGCCGGAGTATGCTTTGTATCGTTTCACGAGCATAAAAGGTTAGTGTTTAGCAACAGCAAGGTTTTGCAAAAAAATACTACCCTTGGGTGGAGATTATTTTGCAAACCCGGAGGGCATGACCTTGCTGTTGCGTTAAGAACACTGAAATACCTTTGCTCTTGAAATGGAACAAAAACAGCATACCGGTTCTTGAATAAAAAACTATGTGGAAGGCGGTGAAAATGGCATTGGGTAATGGCCTGATGTGGTAACAAAGCATGCAGCCATCTAGGCTGAATTTTAAATACTTTTTAATAATACGACTATGCAACCTAGTCTGTAGCTAAAATAATTGTGGTTGCATTTAGTCAAATACTGCCTCTAGGCGACAAACAGAACATTGTTAAACCTTCATCTTACAAACATTGATAATTTCAGATTCTATTAATGTTCTAAATGGATTTGATATGAAAGAAAATTTGCAGAAAACTAGAATGACAGCAGAGAAATTGAGAAAAATTATGAAAGGTGATAAAACTGAAATGTCAAACGAAGATGCCTCCAAAATGCTTGACTTTTTAAAAAAGCTGGCACGCATCACTGTAAAAAAATATCTGGAAAAATGAAAGCAGGAAGAGACCCCATTGCAGATCTATATGTACGTGTAAGCACAGATGAGCAAGCTGATAAAGGTTATTCGCAGCGCAATCAGGAAGAAATGTTACGCAAATATTGTGAGAATTATTCTATATCAATTCGCAATGTTATATACGAAGATCATTCTGCAAAGACCTTCAATAGGCCAGAATGGAAAAAGTTAATCACGAACCTCAAAAAGAAAAAGAACAGCGTTGATTTTATCCTTTTCACAAAATGGGACCGTTTTAGCCGAAATGCCGGTGATGCTTACCAAATGATAAATCAACTCCGAGATCTCAATGTAGAACCACAGGCAATTGAGCAACCATTGGATCTATCAATACCAGAAAACAAAATGATGCTCGCATTTTACCTTGCAGCTCCAGAAGTTGAAAATGACAGGCGGGCATTAAACGTATTTTATGGTATGCGACGGGCGAAGAAAGAAGGAAGGTATATGGGGTTGGCTCCGGTTGGTTATAAGAACAAAATTGATGAGGCCGGAACTAAATACATTACACCAAAGGAACCAGATGCTTCCACCTTGCGGTGGTCGTTTGAGCAATTAGCAAAGGGAACATACAACACCGAGCAAATTTGGAAGAAAGCAAAGGAAAAAGGTCTGAAATGCAGCAAGAACGCTTTTTGGCAAGTAATAAGAAATCCACTTTATTGCGGAAAAATCTTTATACCGACATTTAAAGATGAAGAGAGCTATTTTGTACAAGGGCAACATGAAGCGATATTAAGTGAAGAACTATTTGAACAAGTGCAAGACGTTTTGGATGGCAGAGGCAGAAAATACCGCTTAAAGATTGAAACTCGTGATGAATTTCCATTACGAGGATTTCTGATCTGTCCAGAATGTGGAAAATTATTAACAGCAAGTCGTTCCAAAGGTAGAAACAAATATTACAATTATTATCATTGCTATAAGGGATGTTCTTTGCGAATCGGTGCAGAAGAGTTAACTGAATTATTTAAAAATGAGCTAAGACGCTATGCACCTTCAAAAGAAGTAATAGAAGTCTATAAAGATATTTTATTAGAGAGCTATTTAGAACAGACCAAGGATATTCAAACTTCAAAAAAACAGATTTCTGTACAACTTAAGGATTTAGCAAACAGGATATCGCATATTAGGGATTTGTTGGCCACTGACAAGATAGACGCTTCGGAATATCATGAGATAAAGAACCAATACAGTACGTCTATTGACCAGCTAAATAAAAAGTTTCAGGAAGTTTGTGGGCGAATACCAGATATAGACGAGCTATTGAAAAATGACATCGCAGAATTTCTCAAGCTCGATAAGGTTTTGCAACAAAGCAACAGTGAAGACTTCAGGGGATTTTTAAACCTGATCTTTCCAGAAAAGTTGCTATTCGATGGGATATCGTTTTCAAAATCAAAATTCTGCACCGCTGTTAAACTAGGTTATAGTTATATCTGATTATCCCAACTATAAAAATTACTGTAGAAAAAACACTTATCAAAAATGCCCAATTTGGGCATTT comes from Flavobacterium sp. I3-2 and encodes:
- a CDS encoding PRTRC system ThiF family protein, encoding MNTEKIKVHFTDNSLINATNPISVNLIGAGGTGSKVLTALMEMNHSLIALGHAGLSVRLWDDDVITEANLGRQRFAECEVGLYKSVALINRANRFTGTNWKAETQRFEKDSFGKVPENVLATIFITCVDSVKARFSIAEIFKALDNGKYYHHKPKYWLDYGNSQYTGQVLLSTIGEIKQPNSDRYEIVSNLPMITDEFGDLLKQSEQEDDTPSCSIAEALEKQDLYINSSLAQMGSSLLWGLFRHGLIEYRGFFLNLKDFRSQPIAVAR
- a CDS encoding recombinase family protein, which codes for MKAGRDPIADLYVRVSTDEQADKGYSQRNQEEMLRKYCENYSISIRNVIYEDHSAKTFNRPEWKKLITNLKKKKNSVDFILFTKWDRFSRNAGDAYQMINQLRDLNVEPQAIEQPLDLSIPENKMMLAFYLAAPEVENDRRALNVFYGMRRAKKEGRYMGLAPVGYKNKIDEAGTKYITPKEPDASTLRWSFEQLAKGTYNTEQIWKKAKEKGLKCSKNAFWQVIRNPLYCGKIFIPTFKDEESYFVQGQHEAILSEELFEQVQDVLDGRGRKYRLKIETRDEFPLRGFLICPECGKLLTASRSKGRNKYYNYYHCYKGCSLRIGAEELTELFKNELRRYAPSKEVIEVYKDILLESYLEQTKDIQTSKKQISVQLKDLANRISHIRDLLATDKIDASEYHEIKNQYSTSIDQLNKKFQEVCGRIPDIDELLKNDIAEFLKLDKVLQQSNSEDFRGFLNLIFPEKLLFDGISFSKSKFCTAVKLGYSYI
- a CDS encoding PRTRC system protein B; amino-acid sequence: MNDITQDFGTLYYPKSALVFYQTTGKGNDTYVEHFDMDKNGMPINAHPLTVKEANQLAKALKTAKEEKELLLKPQGILSNEVLYFEPTGNKVVWFTKATQREKYFTESLGIPKGKANVPPMLWVANRNGLAVFALPNGRRPTIKTKLYNAPFFNVYEDGNVCMGTVDVRIKKTASLEEFTNKWENFFFDSYFSHLMHGHNPIKGNCVSLWENLIATGEAFPMEVLTKSNLTLKDILR
- a CDS encoding DUF932 domain-containing protein translates to MAHNINFNSRTGRYSFFSVKEKAWHGLGQIVQDYPTSEQAIRHAGLDYEVVKSPLFTKSSGIIETANGIEIGNSELEVPSYFANIRTDNNAVLGVVGKDYHIVQNRDAFSFFDSIVGGTDGILYETAGALGNGERIFITAKLPSYIRVGNGDDVTEKYIFLTTSHDGSGSITAAFTPIRIVCQNTLNASLRNMSNVVRIKHTAGAKQRLDNAHKVMGIANQFSHQLEGIFNEWTKVKVSDQEVKKLIQLALCPNKETLELLKKGAEDEVSTVFKNVVEDAFAYAMVSDTQQMDTTKGTLFGAYNAVTGYYQNVRNYKDDEAKLQSIVMGGTAQLKSQKAFELCTSFQKVGADVFQLN
- a CDS encoding AAA family ATPase; protein product: MMNTQQLLDQSRKLFNGFSEVDSNLYKGNLSIDDKIAGIYYLNFNQEISEEEFDQLQYKYLAEEFYNQDEALQWNIYLLFINSNISDSLKIRILKDDKYARKLIFSDKEFLDYFELEKSEKSELPDIVATWKDELNKVGLQEIYSQASYDGIVRNFLNNTIPNIVEKKDKNLDDVPVIENISSISLKDTYRPYPKLRDFNFGSVNLFTGSNGVGKTSLLESIELILTGRTQRNQDKTEDSNSISAILNENLNETYTHNNRLYKERGSKWYNRRISEQGNQTFKSFNQFNFFNTDAAHQFSNSEERDVINDSLKQIILGEEYTTLKDKIQKIQTRLKPELNKTSRSIKEKNEEFKKNSDRINELRSNNSFEEVKDNIKFNISNLNYRTSIEESKFSVTNLFINEIKNEIDFILPNKWLTNYKKFLSVKENILTRNKLVAEAKESYYENIQNSNKSIQNRLQIDDVLSKANNFLKYSEIEDNFRIELLEINSKKNDTQLSIIKKLIDLNNLQLDILKLAEDYKTLPEAISSKELILSTKASSLKDLKNDVHVLQENLSQNEKLINELKQLGKKILNQNSHSNSCPLCEQQISHSNLLQKLESEFRNDTVKKAINDKNVLIDTLALEVAFLEKELSDLKHYDVVVSNYLSTNEVISLDQIDKNIQDTINKEKEILIEKESYDRLFFRLGTISGSISEYSKLKSELLSKFPNQDICNEQILRKIIVELKNQLATYTTDIENLKFTNNKIISELNSSLKLKEYTDRFDKIEEIVNSNNTKIESLNFSFENLNRYIQIPEDRNIVEISKDLALLNENLNTLRIIENSQNEIKKLLIVNEDIEKSLPQIKELSRRLNIAVELLEKLNNNSEDIILEDFFKNNLNEIKDIFKTIHSPQEFSTLQYKDNKLILFKEDKAFEISQISTGQRAALVLSIFISLNRKLQNGPNILIFDDPVTFIDDFNALSFLDFLRYFIVKEKKQIFFATANKKFSNLFRKKFEFLGQNEFREFQLER
- a CDS encoding PRTRC system protein C; this translates as MLLATQLQRVFILNDKGQEIKLNDPEPQWSVQAVMNFYSNTYPILTTAKVSAPQIKDDTIQYRFESAMGTKG
- a CDS encoding PRTRC system protein E, encoding MNTNFFNQIQQLDFTGVLQLNISKGAETKLIVSVMLNNEQCGDNAKNLIPPLTLNATAQEFDEEFFEQITVPVQTVSGLMVDMEKFLKQMEEVKKQSAMEKEKADKEKKEKEARDKKYKEAMAKADELEKEGKFREAWMKVPNPADFPDYAEAIRKRKTSLSDKFATPSLFGTTEEATPEPIQSAEVTDDYPIDEAGEEE
- a CDS encoding single-stranded DNA-binding protein is translated as MNITGRLTRDAEVRTTSQDKQVVNFSVATNDSYKNKQGERIEETTYFDCSYWITPNVARLLTKGTLVELRGRVSTRAWTGNDGEPKAGLNFHTSQIKLHGGSRKTETAQATDNNNKGKAKAEQTEDDLPF